In the Methanobrevibacter ruminantium genome, AAACTAGAGGAATTAGACAGAGAAATCAGAAACATAGACCCTAGCGCTATTGAATTCGGCCAATCCGGCATCTTAGGAAAACTCTTAAGACCAGTCAGAAATTATTTTGCTAAATATGAAAAGGCTGATGAAGCTATCTCCAACATTCTCAAATCCCTTGATGAAAGCAGCAGAGTATTGCAAAATGACAACACAACTCTTCTTGCAGAAGAATCATATTTAAGAGAATTGACCAAAAAGCTCATGACTGACATTGAGTTAGGTAAACAGATGGATGCTTCAATTGAACAGCAAATCCGTCAAGCTGAAATTGAAGGTGTAGACCAATATAAAATTGACTTTGTACGTGAAGAGGTATTATTCCCACTTAGACAAAGAATCATGGACATGCAACAGATGATTGTTGTAAATGAACAAGGAATCATCTCCTTGAATGTTGTAAGAAGAAACAACAAGGAATTGATCAGAGGAGTAACTCGTGCTAAAAACGTAACTGTAACTGCACTTAGAAACGGTGTAATGGTTGCAAGTGCATTATACAACCAAAAAATCGTTATCGATAAGATTAAAACCTTAAATGAAACCACTGAACAGGTTATTGAATCAACTTCCAGAATGCTTAGAGAGCAAGGAAACGAGATTCAAAAGCAAAGCATGGAAACAATGATTTCCCC is a window encoding:
- a CDS encoding toxic anion resistance protein; protein product: MSEFSLDVTEIKEEVDKSLKYEEEKIPNAEIKKQADDNAAAIFEANFDDVAARENILKPLDDFGLNAINRSANKNNLLTTRFVDIAKGGDEAANVGEKLEELDREIRNIDPSAIEFGQSGILGKLLRPVRNYFAKYEKADEAISNILKSLDESSRVLQNDNTTLLAEESYLRELTKKLMTDIELGKQMDASIEQQIRQAEIEGVDQYKIDFVREEVLFPLRQRIMDMQQMIVVNEQGIISLNVVRRNNKELIRGVTRAKNVTVTALRNGVMVASALYNQKIVIDKIKTLNETTEQVIESTSRMLREQGNEIQKQSMETMISPEVLKASFADALAAIEDVSNYKNQALPQMQETIATFSQMAEDGQKVIDKIEVGNNTF